A portion of the Algimonas porphyrae genome contains these proteins:
- a CDS encoding sterol desaturase family protein — protein MDLLETVFVMFVLIAREWSMFEAMLVFPLLLLAYRLWSLVRAGERVTLAAFAPNSGLIWSTTNNVALALTNSFIWMAMLVWFYEGIDGFWTETVGIDRFAVIDGWPFWLQLVFALIILDFKNYWSHRLLHRPWAWEFHSLHHSDRDMNHTTAARIHILESLQMSLVSLVVLGWLDMPLIIVGVAGLLRTWYSFYIHSGLPFDHGRLRKVFASPNYHRWHHADDPAVYGKNLCDMFPLWDILFRTYHDPGWCDRPTGVSDAPDDAVRGQLHPFIRYGQWISGWAVRRFGRRDQDVKAPPAANADQSASSVL, from the coding sequence ATGGATCTCCTCGAAACAGTCTTTGTCATGTTCGTGCTGATTGCGCGCGAATGGTCGATGTTCGAGGCCATGCTGGTCTTTCCGCTGCTCTTGCTGGCCTATAGACTCTGGTCGCTTGTGCGTGCCGGGGAACGGGTGACGCTGGCCGCTTTTGCCCCCAATTCTGGACTGATCTGGAGCACGACGAACAATGTCGCGCTGGCCCTGACCAACAGCTTCATCTGGATGGCGATGCTGGTCTGGTTCTATGAAGGCATTGACGGGTTCTGGACGGAGACAGTCGGGATTGACCGTTTTGCCGTGATCGATGGGTGGCCGTTCTGGCTACAGCTTGTTTTCGCGCTCATCATTCTGGACTTCAAGAATTATTGGAGCCACCGGCTTCTGCATCGTCCTTGGGCGTGGGAGTTTCATTCGCTGCATCATTCTGATCGCGACATGAATCACACGACGGCGGCGCGCATCCATATTCTGGAATCATTGCAGATGAGCCTCGTCAGCCTCGTCGTTCTGGGATGGCTCGACATGCCGCTCATCATCGTGGGGGTGGCCGGTCTGCTGCGGACCTGGTACAGCTTCTACATCCATTCCGGCCTGCCCTTCGATCACGGACGGCTGCGCAAGGTCTTCGCCTCACCCAACTATCATCGCTGGCATCACGCCGATGATCCGGCGGTCTATGGCAAGAACCTGTGCGACATGTTTCCGCTCTGGGACATTTTGTTCCGGACCTATCACGATCCGGGCTGGTGCGACCGCCCGACAGGCGTCAGTGACGCGCCGGACGATGCCGTTCGCGGTCAGTTGCATCCCTTCATCCGGTACGGGCAGTGGATATCGGGCTGGGCCGTCAGACGGTTTGGACGCCGTGACCAAGACGTAAAGGCGCCACCTGCCGCCAATGCCGATCAGAGCGCCAGCAGCGTATTGTAA
- a CDS encoding response regulator transcription factor, with amino-acid sequence MKNQPKALIVEDIEDIARHTARTLEAAGWTVEHVMTGAEGLQRAQEDRFHVLIFDRMLPDAEGLDIVETLRAKGIMVPVLMLTALGQTESRVEGYERGADDYIAKPFEPAELVARAGALYRRGQTQVKADLHRIADLEIRTKARTAHRSGHHIALSPKEFDLLEYFARNTGELVTRDMLLRDVWGMHFDPGTNVVDVNISRLRRKIDGDFDTALLVTERGLGYRFGPGPSRG; translated from the coding sequence ATGAAAAATCAGCCAAAAGCACTCATCGTCGAGGATATTGAGGATATTGCCCGTCATACGGCGCGGACGCTGGAAGCGGCGGGTTGGACCGTCGAACATGTCATGACGGGTGCTGAGGGCCTGCAGCGCGCACAAGAAGACCGGTTTCATGTCCTGATCTTCGACCGGATGCTTCCGGACGCCGAAGGCCTTGATATTGTGGAAACGCTCAGGGCCAAAGGTATCATGGTCCCGGTTCTGATGCTGACAGCGCTGGGCCAGACGGAGAGCCGGGTAGAAGGTTATGAGCGCGGAGCCGACGACTATATCGCCAAACCGTTCGAACCCGCCGAGCTGGTTGCGCGGGCCGGGGCGCTCTATCGCCGGGGGCAGACACAGGTGAAGGCTGATCTGCACAGGATTGCCGATCTGGAAATCCGGACCAAGGCCCGAACCGCGCATCGCTCCGGCCATCATATCGCGCTGAGCCCAAAAGAGTTCGATCTCCTGGAATATTTCGCCCGCAATACGGGCGAACTGGTCACGCGCGACATGCTGCTGCGAGATGTGTGGGGCATGCATTTCGACCCTGGAACCAATGTCGTTGACGTTAACATCTCCCGTCTGCGTCGCAAAATCGACGGGGATTTCGACACGGCCCTTCTCGTGACGGAACGGGGCCTCGGTTATCGCTTCGGGCCCGGACCCAGTCGCGGCTGA
- a CDS encoding aminotransferase class IV produces MSFGTHAYVPDARNASVKFNVNGMLVPRDQAVVNVFDSGFMLGDGVWEGLRVHHGKVAFLDDHLDRLWEGLAALHIDPGVTQEELAERLSETLAANAMTEHVHIRLMVTRGLRSTPYQDPRVIISPATIVIAPEYKQPDPATAERPLKLQSVATRRGRPDVQDPGLNSHSKINCITACIQGIEAGADEAIMLDPHGFVATCNSTHFFIVRKGEVWTSTGDYCLGGITRSKVIALCKANDIPVYERNFTLRHCYAADEAFTTGTFAGLAPVGEIDGRTIGNGTRGPIVERLQQLYLALIARDTQ; encoded by the coding sequence ATGTCCTTCGGAACCCACGCCTACGTTCCGGACGCGCGCAATGCGTCCGTCAAGTTCAATGTCAACGGCATGCTGGTCCCACGCGATCAGGCGGTGGTGAACGTCTTCGACAGCGGCTTCATGCTGGGTGATGGGGTGTGGGAAGGCTTGCGCGTTCACCACGGCAAGGTCGCCTTTCTGGACGACCATCTGGACCGGCTGTGGGAAGGGCTGGCCGCACTGCATATCGATCCGGGCGTGACTCAGGAGGAACTTGCAGAGCGTCTGTCGGAAACGCTGGCAGCCAACGCCATGACCGAGCATGTCCATATCCGCCTGATGGTGACGCGCGGTCTGCGTTCGACGCCCTATCAGGACCCGCGCGTTATCATCTCGCCCGCGACTATCGTCATTGCCCCGGAATATAAGCAACCCGATCCGGCGACAGCAGAACGTCCGCTCAAGCTGCAAAGCGTTGCGACCCGCCGGGGCCGCCCCGACGTGCAGGATCCGGGGCTGAATAGCCATTCCAAGATCAACTGCATCACGGCCTGCATTCAGGGCATCGAAGCCGGCGCGGACGAAGCCATTATGCTCGACCCGCACGGTTTCGTCGCCACCTGCAACAGCACCCATTTCTTCATTGTCCGCAAGGGCGAAGTCTGGACATCGACGGGCGATTACTGTCTCGGCGGGATCACGCGCAGCAAGGTGATCGCACTCTGCAAGGCCAATGACATTCCGGTCTACGAACGCAATTTCACGCTGCGTCACTGCTATGCGGCGGATGAAGCCTTCACGACGGGTACCTTTGCCGGGCTAGCCCCTGTCGGCGAGATCGACGGCCGGACAATCGGTAACGGCACGCGCGGCCCCATTGTGGAGCGGCTGCAGCAGCTCTATCTCGCCTTGATCGCGCGCGACACGCAATAG
- a CDS encoding SDR family NAD(P)-dependent oxidoreductase, with protein sequence MKLDTTLSTPLAAIVTGGASGLGEGTARMLAAAGVKVGIFDMNEERGQSVAQAIGGVFAKVNVANNASVDAGFAAVRGAIGQERIFVNCAGIGGGIKTASRKRDTGEIVAHDADAFMRIININLIGSFLCASKSAAGMMALDPTQPDGERGVIINTASVAAQDGQIGQVAYAASKGGILSMALPMARDLAREGIRVNTILPGFYETPIYEQMKPEVKESLRAHVQFPNRFGQPDEYADVVRFMIEHGYINGEYIRTDAGARMPPR encoded by the coding sequence ATGAAACTTGATACCACCCTGTCTACCCCGTTGGCAGCCATCGTCACGGGCGGGGCATCCGGTCTCGGCGAGGGCACGGCCCGCATGCTAGCCGCTGCCGGCGTCAAGGTCGGTATTTTCGACATGAACGAGGAGCGGGGCCAAAGCGTTGCGCAGGCGATCGGGGGCGTCTTCGCCAAGGTCAATGTTGCGAATAATGCGTCTGTCGATGCTGGCTTTGCGGCGGTTCGCGGCGCAATCGGACAGGAACGGATCTTCGTTAATTGCGCTGGCATTGGCGGCGGGATCAAGACCGCCTCGCGCAAACGCGACACGGGCGAAATCGTGGCGCACGATGCGGATGCGTTCATGCGCATCATCAATATCAATCTGATTGGCAGCTTTCTCTGCGCGTCCAAATCGGCCGCCGGCATGATGGCGCTCGACCCGACCCAGCCGGACGGCGAACGGGGCGTGATCATCAATACGGCCTCGGTCGCGGCGCAGGACGGGCAGATCGGCCAGGTCGCCTACGCTGCATCCAAAGGCGGCATCCTGTCCATGGCTTTGCCAATGGCGCGCGATCTGGCGCGGGAAGGCATTCGCGTGAACACGATCCTGCCGGGCTTTTACGAAACGCCGATCTATGAGCAGATGAAGCCGGAAGTGAAAGAGTCACTGCGGGCTCATGTCCAGTTTCCGAACCGATTCGGACAGCCCGATGAATATGCCGATGTCGTCCGCTTCATGATCGAACACGGCTATATTAACGGTGAATATATTCGCACCGATGCGGGCGCGCGAATGCCCCCGCGCTGA
- a CDS encoding sensor histidine kinase, with protein MRRHSIFTRLSLWLGLAPVLAFMVVGIIVILMSRQALRTELVNQINDDMAALVLIDADRGSLALEQAIAQRIAFNTDRAGAPYYRLERGGDVLVGNMDQRVSEFTRPIEVEQAGVGLLVRGTPLRDQRTLVVGRDMIAVARSVQILSAIIAGGALLLALISFGLTRWHIDRLRRRTGQLNDTFDDIARGHLDARISIADGLDSVDELDELGLHINGMLDRLNRLLTLRKRLTDQLAHEIRSPLARLDATLGHAEDGGKTSIETARKDLSHTLVLLDGLLDISALEAQAGDRRNFKPIALGELTAELFDLFEPLAETHDLTLVMSAEETLRVSGDKAQLGRLISNLFDNAIKYATASPIMVSVSRDGDQACLSVSNHGPEITPALQSEIFTPFFRHPDAPMGKGHGLGLALCRSIAARHSGSLTVTSEDGVTTFTLCLPLSD; from the coding sequence ATGCGCCGCCATTCCATTTTCACCCGGCTATCGCTATGGCTCGGTCTGGCGCCGGTGCTGGCGTTTATGGTGGTCGGCATCATCGTCATCCTGATGTCGCGACAGGCGCTCAGAACCGAACTCGTCAATCAGATCAATGACGACATGGCGGCGCTGGTCCTGATCGATGCGGATCGCGGCAGCCTGGCTCTGGAACAGGCCATCGCCCAGCGGATTGCCTTCAATACTGATCGTGCGGGCGCGCCTTATTACCGTCTCGAACGGGGCGGCGACGTTCTTGTCGGCAATATGGATCAGCGCGTCAGCGAGTTCACCCGTCCCATCGAAGTGGAGCAGGCCGGCGTTGGGCTGCTGGTTCGTGGCACGCCCCTGCGTGACCAGCGCACCCTTGTCGTCGGGCGCGACATGATTGCCGTTGCCCGAAGCGTTCAGATCTTGAGCGCCATCATTGCCGGAGGCGCGCTGCTGCTGGCGCTGATCTCCTTCGGTCTGACGCGCTGGCATATTGACCGTCTGCGGCGGCGCACAGGGCAGCTGAACGACACGTTCGATGATATTGCCCGTGGCCATCTCGACGCGCGGATCTCGATTGCTGACGGCCTAGATAGCGTCGACGAACTGGATGAGCTGGGCTTGCACATTAACGGCATGCTGGATCGGTTGAACCGGCTTTTGACCTTGCGAAAGCGGCTGACGGATCAGCTTGCGCATGAAATCCGGTCTCCGCTCGCCCGGCTCGACGCGACATTGGGACATGCGGAGGACGGCGGAAAGACGTCGATCGAAACGGCGCGCAAGGATCTGAGCCACACGCTGGTACTCTTGGACGGATTGCTGGATATTTCCGCGCTGGAGGCGCAGGCTGGCGATCGCCGCAATTTCAAACCGATTGCTCTGGGCGAACTCACCGCCGAACTGTTCGATCTGTTCGAACCTCTGGCGGAAACGCATGATCTGACACTGGTCATGAGCGCGGAAGAAACGCTGCGCGTATCAGGCGACAAAGCGCAACTGGGCCGGCTCATCTCCAACTTGTTCGACAATGCCATCAAATATGCCACGGCCAGCCCGATCATGGTCAGCGTGTCACGCGACGGCGATCAGGCCTGTCTGAGCGTCAGCAATCACGGCCCTGAAATCACCCCGGCCCTGCAGTCGGAAATCTTTACGCCTTTCTTCCGCCACCCCGACGCGCCCATGGGCAAGGGCCATGGGCTTGGGCTTGCCCTGTGCCGGTCCATTGCAGCCCGCCATTCCGGCTCATTGACCGTGACGTCGGAAGACGGCGTAACAACTTTTACCCTGTGTCTGCCTCTATCGGACTAA
- a CDS encoding helix-turn-helix transcriptional regulator: MSEWAEQIEQQVDQGWTDPAADIGGRTASAPGHVTPRDDLLPDMVKACPVALCAVDQNRKIHYANAEFQQLVRLCPTLGSTTHIAVRSGSASLDLRAAVIDVIESGEGRTVHISLPDHAHGLSVLVTPLTVQGRVLLSVLPPRALMIDHRQIQRAVRLRWSLSEREAECALLLGQGMPAKRIAEMRGVSLPTIRTHLQSIREKLGVGSSLEAAAMIGNLSRHMGMAA, from the coding sequence ATGTCGGAATGGGCTGAGCAGATCGAGCAACAGGTGGACCAAGGCTGGACGGACCCTGCGGCGGATATAGGCGGTCGCACCGCCTCTGCACCGGGTCATGTTACGCCGCGCGACGACTTGCTGCCGGATATGGTCAAGGCTTGCCCGGTCGCCCTGTGTGCGGTCGATCAAAACCGCAAGATCCATTACGCCAATGCGGAATTCCAGCAACTGGTCCGGCTGTGCCCGACCCTGGGCAGCACGACCCATATCGCCGTGCGGTCCGGATCGGCCTCCCTGGATCTGCGCGCTGCGGTTATCGACGTGATCGAAAGCGGTGAGGGACGGACGGTGCATATTTCACTACCCGATCATGCGCACGGCCTGTCCGTTCTGGTGACACCCCTGACCGTGCAGGGACGGGTTCTGCTGAGTGTCCTACCGCCGCGCGCGCTTATGATCGACCATAGACAGATACAACGCGCGGTGCGGCTCAGATGGTCGCTATCCGAGCGCGAAGCGGAATGCGCCTTGCTGCTAGGTCAGGGCATGCCGGCCAAACGTATCGCCGAAATGCGGGGCGTGTCCTTGCCGACGATCCGGACCCATCTGCAATCGATCCGAGAAAAGCTCGGCGTCGGCAGCTCCCTCGAAGCGGCCGCCATGATCGGCAACCTCTCCCGCCATATGGGGATGGCCGCGTGA
- the ftsY gene encoding signal recognition particle-docking protein FtsY: MAEKKKRGFLSKLGFKSKDEKLALEAAERAAQQQQIDAQMAARMAAINAAALASAREQDTGSSDVSDAEKAAIEAEEKRQAEIQAARDVERAKQLAEEKSRREAEEAAAKAADDRRLADEARLAEARAAREAEETARQAVEAKARAEDAARLEAARQAEIDRAASEAEAAELKRKAEEEAAERARLEMERLAEDARLAEERRLAEEAAVAARAEEARQTAQIERLAREAEEAERRAARAADRKAREQAEEAERERLAEERRAQRIAAGLSPEPEPEPDVTAEGGFLDRISKGLRRSTSRMSDQMAASFNQRTLDREALEDLEDILIMADLGSDVAEQVSSNLAEDKFDKQVTDLEIKVALAETISDILTPLETPFVLGLARPQVILFVGVNGSGKTTTLGKIAKRFGDQGQRVLICAADTFRAAAVEQLTVWGERAGAPVMSGKPGADAASLVFDAMNRARDEKYDILMIDTAGRLQNRTELMDELAKIIRVIEKTDSSAPHHSVLVLDATVGQNALSQVEAFRETANVSGLIMTKLDGTAKGGVLVALSEKYKLPIHFIGIGEAIEDLEIFSAPVFAAALSGVADAVTPTANPQTD, translated from the coding sequence ATGGCTGAGAAGAAGAAACGCGGTTTCCTCTCCAAACTCGGTTTCAAGAGTAAAGACGAGAAACTGGCTCTCGAGGCCGCTGAACGCGCGGCCCAGCAGCAGCAGATCGACGCGCAGATGGCCGCGCGTATGGCGGCGATCAATGCGGCTGCCCTGGCATCTGCCCGGGAACAGGACACGGGCTCGTCCGACGTCTCGGACGCGGAAAAAGCCGCTATCGAAGCGGAAGAAAAGCGTCAGGCGGAAATTCAGGCTGCCCGCGATGTCGAACGTGCCAAACAACTCGCCGAAGAAAAATCCCGACGCGAGGCGGAAGAGGCCGCGGCCAAGGCGGCGGACGACAGACGCCTCGCTGACGAGGCCCGGCTCGCTGAGGCACGCGCAGCGCGCGAAGCAGAAGAGACGGCACGACAGGCGGTCGAAGCCAAGGCACGGGCCGAAGATGCGGCGCGACTGGAAGCGGCGCGTCAGGCAGAGATCGACCGTGCCGCTTCTGAAGCCGAAGCGGCAGAGTTAAAACGCAAGGCCGAAGAGGAGGCCGCGGAACGCGCGCGGCTGGAAATGGAGCGTCTGGCCGAGGACGCCCGCCTGGCCGAAGAGCGTCGTCTGGCCGAGGAAGCGGCGGTGGCTGCGCGTGCAGAAGAGGCTCGCCAGACCGCCCAGATCGAACGGCTGGCCCGCGAAGCGGAAGAAGCCGAACGCCGCGCTGCCCGCGCCGCCGACCGCAAGGCGCGCGAGCAGGCCGAAGAAGCCGAACGCGAACGCCTTGCCGAGGAACGCCGCGCGCAACGGATCGCTGCGGGTCTGTCACCCGAGCCCGAGCCCGAACCGGATGTCACGGCCGAAGGCGGCTTTCTCGACCGCATTTCCAAGGGTTTGCGTCGGTCGACATCCCGCATGTCGGACCAGATGGCCGCGAGCTTCAATCAGCGCACGCTCGACCGCGAAGCGCTGGAGGATCTGGAAGACATTCTCATCATGGCCGATCTGGGCTCGGACGTAGCCGAACAGGTCAGCAGCAATCTCGCCGAAGACAAGTTCGACAAGCAAGTCACTGATCTGGAAATCAAGGTCGCTCTGGCGGAAACGATTTCCGACATTCTAACTCCGCTGGAAACGCCCTTCGTACTGGGTCTGGCGCGACCACAGGTTATTCTGTTCGTTGGCGTCAATGGCTCGGGTAAGACGACGACGCTCGGCAAGATCGCCAAACGGTTCGGCGATCAGGGCCAGCGCGTGCTGATCTGCGCGGCAGATACTTTTCGCGCCGCTGCTGTGGAGCAGCTCACGGTCTGGGGCGAACGGGCGGGCGCGCCGGTCATGTCAGGCAAACCCGGCGCGGATGCAGCCAGTCTCGTCTTTGATGCCATGAACCGCGCGCGGGACGAAAAATACGATATCCTGATGATCGACACGGCGGGACGTCTGCAGAACCGCACCGAGCTAATGGACGAGCTGGCCAAGATTATTCGCGTTATCGAAAAGACGGACAGTTCAGCCCCGCATCACAGCGTGCTGGTGCTGGATGCGACGGTCGGCCAGAATGCGCTGTCGCAGGTCGAAGCCTTCCGCGAAACCGCCAATGTGTCCGGCCTGATCATGACCAAGCTGGACGGTACGGCCAAAGGCGGGGTTCTGGTCGCGCTGTCGGAAAAATACAAGCTACCGATTCATTTTATCGGAATTGGCGAAGCGATCGAGGACCTGGAGATCTTTTCTGCCCCGGTCTTCGCTGCCGCCCTTTCGGGTGTGGCCGATGCGGTGACTCCCACAGCAAACCCACAGACGGACTGA
- a CDS encoding DUF6249 domain-containing protein, which translates to MEDILVPIAFFAVIPVIVWAVSAYRYKSHAETVKILDTMASKGETITPEIVAALGVRRRPKHADLRTGMILIAIALSTAILGILIPDAEATRIFFGFASFPFLVGLVLVGLWTLITRKSED; encoded by the coding sequence ATGGAAGACATTCTCGTCCCGATTGCCTTTTTCGCAGTCATCCCCGTCATTGTCTGGGCGGTAAGTGCCTATCGCTACAAAAGCCATGCAGAGACGGTGAAAATTCTCGACACCATGGCGTCCAAGGGAGAGACGATCACTCCGGAGATCGTTGCCGCCCTCGGTGTCCGGCGTCGGCCTAAGCACGCCGACCTGAGAACCGGAATGATCCTGATTGCGATCGCCCTTTCAACGGCCATTCTCGGGATTCTCATCCCTGATGCCGAAGCCACGCGAATATTCTTCGGATTTGCCAGCTTCCCCTTCCTGGTCGGCCTCGTTCTGGTCGGCCTGTGGACGCTGATTACTCGCAAGTCGGAAGACTGA
- a CDS encoding UDP-2,3-diacylglucosamine diphosphatase has protein sequence MSHYRTIFISDLHLGSKGCQAEALCLFMKEHTSERLYLVGDIIDGWRMRKKWYWPQSHTNVVRRILTAAKRGTDVTYIIGNHDEFLRGFLKFRLMFGDIAVRNRAVHDGQDGKRYLVVHGDMFDGLMRADRKWIMHLGDSAYNLLLWVNTKLNVVRRRLGMDYWSLSKMLKSRTKRAMNFIQSFEGHVADYCRRKGFDGAICGHIHVAEQREIDGITYKNTGDWVESCTALVEHFDGRWEILHFAPHAALIADRAIYGDTIPQASTPAALIPAQ, from the coding sequence ATGTCGCATTACCGCACCATATTCATCTCGGACCTGCATCTGGGATCCAAGGGCTGCCAGGCCGAAGCGCTCTGCCTGTTCATGAAGGAACACACATCCGAGCGGCTTTATCTAGTCGGCGATATCATCGATGGCTGGCGCATGCGCAAGAAATGGTACTGGCCACAAAGCCACACTAATGTCGTACGCCGCATCCTGACGGCGGCCAAGCGGGGCACGGACGTCACCTATATCATCGGCAACCATGACGAATTTCTGCGCGGTTTTCTCAAATTCCGGCTGATGTTCGGCGATATCGCGGTTCGCAACCGCGCCGTCCATGACGGGCAGGACGGCAAGCGCTATCTGGTCGTTCATGGCGACATGTTTGACGGGCTGATGCGGGCGGACCGCAAGTGGATCATGCATTTGGGCGACAGCGCCTATAATCTGCTGCTCTGGGTCAATACGAAGCTCAACGTCGTGCGGCGACGCCTCGGCATGGATTACTGGTCGCTATCGAAAATGCTGAAATCCCGTACCAAACGCGCAATGAATTTCATCCAAAGCTTCGAAGGCCATGTCGCAGATTATTGCCGACGCAAGGGCTTTGACGGAGCGATCTGCGGACACATCCATGTTGCCGAGCAGCGCGAGATCGACGGGATCACCTACAAGAATACGGGCGACTGGGTCGAAAGCTGTACGGCGCTGGTCGAGCATTTTGACGGACGCTGGGAAATCCTCCACTTCGCCCCGCACGCCGCCCTCATCGCCGACCGCGCGATTTATGGGGATACAATCCCGCAAGCGTCCACACCTGCCGCTCTGATCCCGGCTCAGTAG
- the mtaB gene encoding tRNA (N(6)-L-threonylcarbamoyladenosine(37)-C(2))-methylthiotransferase MtaB — translation MTNAVEVITLGCRLNASESDAMVTLARDDGLTDAVIINTCAVTNEAVAESRRRVRKARRDRPGATVIVTGCAAQIDPTAFAAMPEVDQVLGNHDKMLPGAFAAEHFGAGTERIRVNDIMAVRNSAPQFLGSENSPGLKGDGRAQSRTRAFLQVQNGCDHRCTFCIIPYGRGNARSVPAGEVVSHVRNLVRQGYREVVLTGVDLSSWGGDLPGQPPLGDLVRRVLKLVPELARLRFSSIDPAEVDPVLFELIVSEPRITPYLHLSLQAGDDMILKRMKRRHSRQQVVDLCAELQARRPEITFGADMIAGFPTEDDAMFDNSRTIVADIGIPWLHVFPYSAREGTPAARIPPVDGNIVKVRARLLREAGAAVKAAHLAARIGDTDTALFEENGQGRLPDFSLVRVDNPPPAGSLARVTVIGATDDHLMGSLHG, via the coding sequence GTGACAAATGCTGTTGAAGTCATAACTCTGGGGTGCCGCCTCAATGCGTCCGAATCGGACGCAATGGTCACGCTTGCGCGGGATGATGGGCTGACGGATGCGGTGATTATCAATACTTGTGCCGTCACCAATGAGGCCGTCGCCGAAAGTCGGCGGCGGGTCCGTAAGGCAAGGCGCGACCGACCGGGCGCGACCGTGATCGTCACCGGCTGCGCGGCGCAAATCGACCCGACCGCCTTTGCCGCCATGCCCGAAGTCGATCAGGTGCTTGGCAATCACGACAAGATGCTGCCAGGCGCATTCGCGGCTGAGCATTTCGGTGCGGGTACGGAACGCATTCGCGTCAACGACATCATGGCTGTCCGGAACAGCGCCCCGCAATTCCTTGGCAGTGAGAATAGTCCCGGGCTGAAGGGTGATGGGCGGGCACAGTCTCGGACGCGGGCTTTTCTGCAGGTGCAGAATGGCTGCGATCATCGCTGCACATTCTGCATCATTCCCTATGGTCGCGGCAATGCGCGATCCGTTCCGGCGGGCGAAGTGGTCAGCCATGTGCGCAACCTTGTGCGGCAGGGTTATCGTGAAGTGGTCCTGACAGGCGTGGACCTGTCGAGCTGGGGCGGGGACTTGCCGGGACAGCCGCCGCTGGGCGATCTGGTCCGGCGCGTGCTGAAACTGGTACCCGAGCTGGCGCGCCTGCGCTTTTCTTCCATCGATCCGGCAGAGGTCGATCCGGTCCTGTTCGAGCTGATCGTCTCCGAACCCCGCATCACGCCCTATCTGCACCTGTCGCTGCAGGCGGGTGACGACATGATCCTGAAGCGGATGAAGCGCCGTCACTCGCGGCAGCAGGTCGTCGACCTGTGTGCGGAGCTGCAGGCGCGTCGCCCGGAGATCACCTTCGGTGCGGACATGATTGCAGGCTTCCCGACGGAAGATGACGCCATGTTCGACAATAGCCGGACGATCGTCGCTGACATCGGTATTCCGTGGCTGCACGTCTTTCCCTATTCGGCGCGAGAAGGCACGCCTGCGGCCCGGATCCCTCCCGTCGACGGTAATATCGTCAAGGTCCGCGCCCGGTTGCTGCGCGAAGCGGGAGCGGCAGTGAAGGCCGCGCATTTGGCCGCACGCATCGGCGATACCGATACGGCGCTGTTCGAAGAGAACGGTCAGGGCCGCCTGCCCGATTTCAGCCTTGTCCGCGTCGATAATCCACCGCCTGCGGGTTCGCTTGCTAGGGTCACCGTGATAGGTGCGACAGACGACCATCTCATGGGGAGCCTTCATGGCTGA
- a CDS encoding RNA polymerase sigma factor, whose amino-acid sequence MRRTHSHHAEAFDAIVRTHQGAVRTFLRRLTRNSALADELAQETFLTAFRTGETIATIRNMRSWLLRLAYRQFLDSHRRDKRRRDLAAGNAEPDEAGHNDHGTRLDIARAMDSLPPERRACAMLCLALGHSHGDAAQITGLPLGTVKSHVNRARTALQDRLSAYQNHIAGDAP is encoded by the coding sequence TTGCGTCGAACACACTCACATCATGCTGAGGCGTTCGACGCTATTGTCCGCACTCACCAAGGTGCAGTGCGGACATTCCTGCGCCGGTTGACCCGGAACAGTGCCCTCGCCGACGAGCTGGCGCAGGAAACCTTTCTTACCGCCTTTCGGACCGGCGAGACGATTGCGACGATCAGAAACATGCGAAGCTGGCTGCTGCGCCTCGCCTATCGTCAGTTTCTCGATAGTCATCGTCGTGACAAGCGCCGCCGCGATTTGGCTGCCGGAAATGCCGAGCCCGATGAGGCCGGACACAACGATCATGGCACACGTCTGGATATTGCGCGCGCCATGGATAGCCTGCCGCCTGAACGCCGCGCCTGTGCCATGTTGTGCCTGGCGCTGGGTCATAGTCACGGCGATGCGGCCCAGATTACCGGCTTGCCACTCGGAACAGTCAAGTCGCATGTCAATCGCGCCCGGACTGCGCTACAGGATCGTCTGAGCGCCTATCAAAATCATATTGCAGGAGACGCGCCATGA